A genome region from Streptomyces xanthophaeus includes the following:
- a CDS encoding helix-turn-helix domain-containing protein: MLQTLGLGADVEAVYRGMLADPSGGIAELSARLGLTETQVREGLDRLVDLDLLRPSRDCPGGLRAVRPELGLELLLRRQEEELARQQQELARSKAAAAQVVSEFAELSPNTEVDGAERLVGMDAIQGRLEQLAHGLSRECLAILPGGALSEASLEASRPLDRRALARGIEMRSVYQDSARNDPTTLAYARWLTEEGGQVRTSPLLPPRLLIFDRAVAVVPIDPDHSRLGALCTSAPGIVASLTNLFEQTWDSAVPLGADRPRPSDTRPTATELELLKLLASGMTDEAAAKRLGVSLRTVRRQMAALMERLHATSRFEAGLKAAQQGWL, from the coding sequence ATGCTGCAGACACTGGGTCTCGGAGCGGATGTGGAAGCCGTGTACCGGGGCATGCTGGCCGACCCTTCGGGAGGGATCGCCGAGCTCAGCGCCCGCCTCGGCCTCACCGAGACCCAGGTCCGCGAGGGCCTGGACCGGCTCGTCGACCTCGATCTGCTCAGACCGTCACGGGACTGCCCGGGCGGGCTGCGCGCGGTGAGACCCGAACTGGGCCTGGAGCTGCTGCTGCGCCGCCAGGAGGAGGAACTGGCCCGGCAGCAGCAGGAGCTGGCCCGCAGCAAGGCGGCCGCGGCGCAGGTGGTCTCGGAGTTCGCGGAGCTCAGCCCGAACACCGAGGTCGACGGCGCGGAGCGGCTCGTGGGGATGGACGCCATCCAGGGCCGGCTGGAGCAGCTCGCCCACGGACTGTCCCGGGAATGCCTGGCGATCCTGCCGGGCGGCGCACTGTCCGAGGCGAGCCTGGAGGCCTCCCGGCCGCTGGACCGGCGCGCACTGGCCCGCGGCATCGAGATGCGCTCGGTCTACCAGGACAGCGCCCGCAACGATCCGACGACGCTGGCCTACGCGCGGTGGCTCACCGAAGAGGGCGGCCAGGTGCGGACGAGTCCGCTCCTGCCGCCGCGCCTCCTGATATTCGACCGGGCCGTGGCCGTGGTCCCGATCGACCCCGACCATTCCCGTCTGGGCGCCCTGTGCACCAGCGCGCCCGGGATCGTGGCCTCCCTGACCAACCTGTTCGAGCAGACGTGGGACTCCGCCGTACCGCTCGGAGCCGACCGCCCCCGCCCCAGCGACACCCGCCCCACCGCGACCGAGCTGGAACTGCTGAAGCTCCTGGCCTCGGGCATGACGGACGAGGCCGCGGCCAAGCGTCTCGGGGTGTCGCTGCGCACGGTCAGGCGCCAGATGGCCGCCCTCATGGAACGCCTCCACGCGACGAGCCGCTTCGAAGCCGGCCTCAAGGCGGCCCAGCAGGGCTGGCTCTGA
- a CDS encoding peptidase S1 and S6, which produces MTTTLRQAARKSAVAALSTALGAGLLTAATVAAAPAAEAATTCSGTASIYGVLPDGRLTFSTITPATGALKKVRVGADLGFEPKAMATLNFNTVLVTSTTGALYRLDVLTNNESLVLERPPVKIFDSGWTHDKLTYDGHGHLYGTAGGLLLQYLVSQPKPTGSAHIGQRKEIGSGFVLKTLTAAGDDRLLATTSAGALYSYKINSDGTWDRDDLKSSGWSGFDQVVSPGGGLYYGRIETTGAMYWYKDANPADGSGSDIAYHNDTPVNTGGWTQQLLSAQPETFSCTATADPLDGRDIPAVKAAGRDLMNKHDGGVWNSSTQWNCLEQLWDRESGWRYWADNPNSTAYGIPQALPGSKMDAFGDDWRTNPVTQIKWGLSYIDGRYDTPCGAWTHFLNNNWY; this is translated from the coding sequence GTGACCACCACCCTCCGTCAGGCTGCCCGTAAGAGCGCCGTGGCCGCCCTCTCCACCGCACTCGGCGCCGGCCTGCTCACCGCCGCGACCGTCGCCGCCGCCCCGGCCGCCGAGGCCGCGACCACCTGCAGCGGGACCGCTTCGATCTACGGCGTCCTTCCCGACGGCCGCCTCACCTTCAGCACCATCACCCCGGCCACCGGGGCGCTGAAGAAGGTGCGGGTCGGGGCGGACCTGGGGTTCGAGCCCAAGGCGATGGCCACCCTCAACTTCAACACGGTGCTGGTGACATCGACGACGGGCGCGCTCTACCGTCTCGACGTCCTCACCAACAACGAGTCCCTCGTCCTGGAGCGCCCGCCCGTCAAGATCTTCGACAGCGGCTGGACCCACGACAAGCTCACCTACGACGGACACGGCCACCTGTACGGCACGGCCGGCGGGCTCCTGCTCCAGTACCTGGTCTCACAGCCCAAGCCGACCGGCTCGGCGCACATCGGCCAGCGCAAGGAGATAGGCAGCGGCTTCGTCCTGAAGACGCTCACGGCCGCCGGGGACGACCGGCTGCTCGCCACCACGTCGGCCGGCGCGCTCTACTCCTACAAGATCAACAGCGATGGCACCTGGGACCGCGACGACCTCAAGTCCTCCGGCTGGTCCGGCTTCGACCAGGTCGTCTCGCCCGGCGGCGGCCTCTACTACGGCCGGATCGAGACCACCGGCGCCATGTACTGGTACAAGGACGCCAATCCGGCCGACGGCAGCGGCAGCGACATCGCGTACCACAACGACACCCCCGTCAACACCGGCGGCTGGACGCAGCAGCTGCTCTCCGCCCAGCCGGAGACCTTCAGCTGCACCGCCACCGCGGACCCGCTCGACGGCAGGGACATTCCCGCCGTGAAGGCGGCCGGCCGCGACCTGATGAACAAGCACGACGGCGGCGTCTGGAACAGCTCCACCCAGTGGAACTGCCTGGAGCAGCTCTGGGACCGGGAGAGCGGCTGGCGCTACTGGGCCGACAACCCGAACTCCACGGCGTACGGCATCCCCCAGGCCCTGCCCGGTTCCAAGATGGACGCCTTCGGCGACGACTGGCGCACCAACCCGGTCACCCAGATCAAGTGGGGCCTGTCCTACATCGACGGCCGGTACGACACGCCGTGCGGGGCCTGGACCCACTTCCTGAACAACAACTGGTACTGA
- a CDS encoding tachylectin-related carbohydrate-binding protein, whose amino-acid sequence MSSSSLKRRLAATLAVSATTLGMVTLTSAPAQAAAICGGNVSVYGTLPDGRLTYTAIAPNTGDRVKTLIGANLGFTPKAMATLNFNTVLVTSTAGELYRVDIQTNDSALALAGVTKIWDSGWTFDKLTYDGAGHLYGTVGGELHRYNVSQAKPSGPAHIAKHAVIDTGFVLKTLAAAGDDVLIASTADGRLLSYQINGVGDWESSVLKSSGWSAVDNLVSPGGGLYYGRTNGGMYWYHDADPTDGKGDDIAYHPADPVDASGWTQSLLSAFANDCTYQPPAPPTPTPSTKGGQIARSEVMSRAVNWLSRDIPYNQGAYASDPDGDHTYRTDCSGFVSMVWHAGTSYTTQSLPGIAATISKSDLQPGDALNTLDGHVVLFEKWVDKAAGKFSYIHEANTNDDMMRGQDYLNGGTDGRIAGHAASGYVALRYDKVVNG is encoded by the coding sequence ATGTCCTCGTCGTCCCTCAAGCGCCGCCTCGCCGCCACCCTGGCCGTCTCGGCCACCACCCTCGGCATGGTCACCCTCACCTCGGCGCCGGCCCAGGCCGCCGCGATCTGCGGCGGCAACGTGTCGGTCTACGGCACCCTCCCCGACGGACGCCTCACCTACACGGCGATAGCCCCCAACACCGGCGACCGCGTCAAGACCCTGATCGGGGCGAACCTCGGCTTCACGCCCAAGGCGATGGCCACCCTCAACTTCAACACCGTCCTCGTGACCTCGACGGCCGGCGAGCTGTACCGCGTCGACATCCAGACCAACGACAGCGCCCTGGCCCTGGCCGGAGTCACCAAGATCTGGGACAGCGGCTGGACCTTCGACAAGCTGACCTACGACGGCGCCGGTCACCTCTACGGCACGGTCGGCGGCGAGCTCCACCGCTACAACGTCTCCCAGGCCAAGCCCAGCGGGCCCGCCCACATCGCCAAGCACGCGGTGATCGACACGGGCTTCGTCCTCAAGACGCTCGCCGCCGCCGGTGACGACGTCCTCATCGCCAGCACGGCCGACGGCCGACTGCTCTCGTACCAGATCAACGGTGTGGGGGACTGGGAGAGTTCGGTGCTCAAGAGCTCCGGCTGGTCGGCGGTCGACAACCTCGTCTCGCCCGGCGGCGGCCTCTACTACGGCCGTACGAACGGCGGGATGTACTGGTACCACGACGCCGACCCCACCGACGGCAAGGGCGACGACATCGCCTACCACCCCGCCGACCCGGTCGACGCGAGCGGCTGGACCCAGAGCCTGCTCTCCGCCTTCGCCAACGACTGCACCTACCAGCCGCCGGCGCCCCCGACCCCCACCCCCTCCACCAAGGGCGGACAGATCGCCCGCAGCGAGGTCATGAGCCGCGCCGTGAACTGGCTGAGCCGTGACATCCCCTACAACCAGGGCGCCTACGCCTCCGACCCGGACGGCGACCACACCTACCGCACCGACTGCTCCGGCTTCGTCTCCATGGTCTGGCACGCCGGTACCAGCTACACGACCCAGAGCCTGCCGGGCATCGCCGCCACGATCTCCAAGTCCGACCTCCAGCCCGGCGATGCGCTGAACACCCTGGACGGACACGTGGTGCTCTTCGAGAAGTGGGTCGACAAGGCCGCGGGGAAGTTCTCGTACATCCACGAGGCCAACACCAACGACGACATGATGCGTGGTCAGGACTACCTCAACGGCGGCACCGACGGCCGCATCGCCGGCCACGCGGCCTCGGGTTACGTCGCCCTGCGCTACGACAAGGTCGTGAACGGCTAG
- a CDS encoding ALF repeat-containing protein, translating into MKLTRTALSRTALALTAGALAPALLLATPSLASAAPAKASVTAPASAALGSDTENAFAIAKILADPASGKAVIREANRALSGTPEDRVAFLTTGFAKAQDEDNRFAIAKILATKPGTGVKRAAGKALDGTPADRVAFLKTGLAIAQDEDNRVAIAKILFANPATGKAVKREANKAMDGTPADRTAFLKTGLRLAQAEDDRVDVARILARPGISDALRAEAGRLLDGSTPEELRYFITVGQYQL; encoded by the coding sequence ATGAAGCTCACCCGTACCGCGCTCAGCCGTACCGCGCTCGCCCTGACCGCCGGCGCCCTCGCTCCGGCCCTGCTGCTCGCCACCCCGTCGCTCGCCTCCGCCGCGCCGGCCAAGGCGTCGGTCACGGCTCCGGCGAGCGCGGCGCTGGGCTCCGACACGGAGAACGCCTTCGCCATCGCCAAGATCCTGGCGGACCCGGCGAGCGGCAAGGCCGTGATCCGCGAGGCCAACAGGGCCCTCAGCGGCACCCCCGAGGACCGCGTGGCCTTCCTGACCACGGGCTTCGCGAAGGCCCAGGACGAGGACAACCGGTTCGCCATCGCCAAGATCCTCGCCACCAAGCCGGGCACGGGCGTCAAGCGCGCGGCCGGCAAGGCCCTCGACGGCACCCCGGCCGACCGCGTGGCCTTCCTGAAGACGGGCCTGGCGATCGCCCAGGACGAGGACAACCGGGTCGCCATCGCCAAGATCCTCTTCGCCAACCCGGCCACCGGCAAGGCCGTCAAGCGCGAGGCCAACAAGGCCATGGACGGCACCCCGGCCGACCGGACCGCCTTCCTGAAGACCGGCCTGCGACTGGCCCAGGCCGAGGACGACCGCGTCGACGTCGCCCGCATCCTCGCCCGCCCGGGCATCAGCGACGCCCTGCGCGCGGAGGCGGGCAGGCTCCTGGACGGCAGCACTCCGGAGGAGCTCCGGTACTTCATCACGGTCGGCCAGTACCAGCTCTGA
- a CDS encoding putative bifunctional diguanylate cyclase/phosphodiesterase translates to MSGTSEGTGSAADSIRSAITERHPAVPAVPSASATQAAPASSYRADSDLRDYRAAFNAAHLAMAVVDREGYVVAANQAFAGLLGSEPHALVHRSAADLVDLAAEARTWAAYQEVLRGRQARLRCTRRLKHPDGHSLWTEVTLGPVPGTGDVLLSVADISDRRDLQARLRHLQMHDPVTRLPNRALFFERLSSALEAASYEHGGGTGRIGLCYLDLDGFKAVNDTLGHRVGDRLLTAVAARLTQCADQSGYGRTGGHLVARLGGDEFALLVEDSTGTEQLADLARSVLAAVQEPFDLAGQRLSVSASIGVVERAAAGTSATGLMQAADTTLYWAKADGKARWTLFDPERNAHRMTRQALSSTLRPAVERGEFELEYQPLVDLESGAVRGVEALVRWNHPQFGTLTPNRFIGIAEEDGSIVQLGQWVLRTACRQARRWQIEQPSDSPVFVSVNVAVRQVWDSDLVGDVAEILAETGLAPQLLQLELTESAVMGSAGRPLQALQALSDMGVRIAIDDFGTGYSNLAYLSRLPVSVLKLDGSFVRGFRYEEGTHPNPADETIVEALVQLAHRLGLTVTAECVETAGQAARLRRVGCDTGQGWLYSRAVAPERIAEMIGTKPGADNRL, encoded by the coding sequence GTGAGCGGAACCTCAGAAGGAACCGGTTCGGCGGCCGACAGCATCCGATCGGCCATTACGGAGCGTCACCCGGCAGTGCCGGCAGTGCCGTCGGCATCGGCCACCCAGGCCGCGCCGGCGTCGTCGTACCGCGCCGACTCCGACCTGCGCGACTACCGGGCCGCCTTCAACGCGGCCCACCTCGCCATGGCCGTCGTCGACCGCGAGGGCTACGTGGTCGCCGCCAACCAGGCCTTCGCCGGGCTGCTCGGCAGCGAGCCGCACGCGCTCGTCCACCGGTCCGCCGCCGACCTGGTCGACCTGGCCGCGGAGGCCCGCACCTGGGCCGCGTACCAGGAGGTGCTCCGCGGCCGGCAGGCCCGGCTGCGCTGCACCCGCCGCCTCAAGCACCCCGACGGGCACTCGCTCTGGACCGAGGTCACGCTCGGACCCGTCCCCGGCACCGGGGACGTCCTGCTGTCGGTGGCCGACATCAGCGACCGCCGCGACCTGCAGGCCCGCCTGCGCCACCTCCAGATGCACGACCCGGTCACGCGCCTGCCGAACCGCGCCCTGTTCTTCGAGCGGCTCTCCTCCGCCCTGGAGGCCGCCTCGTACGAACACGGCGGCGGCACCGGCCGGATCGGGCTGTGCTACCTGGACCTCGACGGGTTCAAGGCCGTCAACGACACTCTCGGCCACCGGGTCGGCGACCGGCTGCTGACCGCCGTCGCCGCCCGGCTCACCCAGTGCGCCGACCAGTCCGGCTACGGGCGCACCGGCGGGCACCTGGTCGCGCGCCTCGGCGGCGACGAGTTCGCCCTGCTGGTCGAGGACTCCACCGGCACCGAGCAGCTCGCCGACCTGGCGCGGAGCGTGCTGGCCGCCGTACAGGAACCTTTCGACCTGGCCGGGCAGCGGCTGTCCGTCTCCGCCTCGATCGGGGTCGTGGAGCGGGCGGCGGCCGGCACCTCGGCGACCGGCCTGATGCAGGCCGCCGACACGACCCTGTACTGGGCCAAGGCGGACGGCAAGGCCCGCTGGACCCTGTTCGACCCGGAGCGCAACGCGCACCGGATGACCCGCCAGGCGCTCTCCTCCACGCTGCGGCCGGCCGTGGAACGGGGGGAGTTCGAGCTGGAGTACCAGCCGCTGGTGGACCTGGAGAGCGGCGCGGTGCGCGGGGTCGAGGCCCTGGTGCGCTGGAACCACCCGCAATTCGGCACACTTACGCCGAATCGGTTCATCGGGATCGCCGAAGAGGACGGGTCCATCGTCCAGTTGGGACAGTGGGTGCTGCGGACCGCCTGCCGGCAGGCCCGCCGCTGGCAGATCGAACAGCCCAGTGACTCCCCCGTGTTCGTGTCGGTGAACGTCGCCGTCCGGCAGGTCTGGGACTCGGATCTGGTCGGCGACGTCGCGGAGATCCTGGCCGAGACGGGCCTCGCCCCGCAGCTGCTGCAGCTGGAGCTGACCGAGTCGGCGGTGATGGGCTCGGCCGGGCGCCCCCTCCAGGCCCTTCAGGCGCTCAGCGACATGGGCGTGCGGATCGCGATCGACGATTTCGGCACCGGCTACTCGAACCTCGCGTACCTCAGCAGGCTTCCTGTATCAGTTCTGAAACTGGACGGTTCCTTCGTGCGCGGATTCCGCTACGAGGAGGGCACGCACCCGAACCCGGCCGACGAGACGATCGTCGAAGCCCTGGTCCAGCTCGCCCACCGGCTCGGCCTGACGGTCACCGCGGAGTGCGTGGAGACCGCCGGACAGGCGGCACGGCTGCGGCGCGTCGGCTGCGACACGGGCCAGGGCTGGCTCTACTCGCGAGCAGTGGCCCCGGAACGGATCGCCGAGATGATCGGCACCAAGCCGGGTGCGGACAACCGCCTCTAG
- a CDS encoding M6 family metalloprotease domain-containing protein translates to MERSVRSTAAALTSLAALAAMSLVAGPAVADPGSAPCALTRTSAHHSLGLDTWNGAYPKPERTLNAVMVFLSFPDHRSALKTEEIVGDYFPATSDFFEQASYGRFKLAPHPQKQWIQMPKPSTAYGIKRDWAAGDRASYLRDAVATADAQVDFRKYDVVYFVADPEAPGVDSDATKVVNFENPIVADGTELRRIVTVFERHPPDRNVLAHETGHVFDLPDLYHRPTDGKGDWDTYVGDWDVMGSQFGMAPDLFAWNKWKLGWLDASQVDCVQSGSSLHTLQPLAQAPPSGGTGGTRLAVIRTGPGSAIAVEARGSAGNDGDTCTEGVLVYRVRNEASSGGGPIEVLDAHPSTEACWDRSVYPPLADAPLEVGETYTVPGERITIEVADRTRSGAYTVKITT, encoded by the coding sequence GTGGAACGCTCCGTCCGAAGTACCGCCGCGGCACTCACCTCCCTCGCGGCGCTCGCCGCCATGTCGCTCGTCGCCGGTCCCGCGGTGGCCGATCCGGGATCCGCGCCCTGCGCGCTGACCCGCACCTCGGCGCACCACTCCCTCGGCCTGGACACCTGGAACGGCGCCTACCCCAAACCCGAGCGCACGCTCAACGCCGTCATGGTCTTCCTCTCCTTCCCCGACCACCGCAGCGCCCTGAAGACCGAGGAGATCGTCGGCGACTACTTCCCCGCCACCAGCGACTTCTTCGAGCAGGCCTCGTACGGGCGGTTCAAGCTGGCCCCACACCCGCAGAAGCAGTGGATCCAGATGCCCAAGCCGTCCACCGCGTACGGGATAAAGCGGGACTGGGCCGCCGGGGACCGGGCCTCGTACCTGCGGGACGCGGTCGCGACGGCCGACGCCCAGGTGGACTTCCGCAAGTACGACGTCGTCTACTTCGTCGCCGATCCGGAAGCGCCCGGCGTGGACTCCGACGCCACGAAGGTCGTCAACTTCGAGAACCCGATCGTCGCGGACGGCACGGAACTGCGGCGGATCGTCACCGTCTTCGAGCGCCACCCGCCGGACCGCAACGTGCTGGCCCACGAGACCGGGCACGTCTTCGACCTGCCCGACCTCTACCACCGGCCGACGGACGGCAAGGGCGACTGGGACACGTACGTCGGGGACTGGGACGTCATGGGCAGCCAGTTCGGCATGGCCCCGGACCTCTTCGCCTGGAACAAGTGGAAGCTGGGCTGGCTGGACGCCTCCCAGGTCGACTGCGTGCAGTCGGGCTCTTCGCTGCACACCCTGCAGCCGCTGGCCCAGGCCCCGCCGAGCGGCGGAACGGGCGGCACCCGGCTCGCGGTGATCCGTACGGGCCCCGGCAGCGCGATCGCCGTCGAGGCGCGGGGCTCCGCCGGCAACGACGGCGACACCTGCACGGAAGGCGTCCTGGTCTACCGGGTGCGCAACGAGGCCTCGTCGGGCGGTGGCCCGATCGAGGTGCTGGACGCGCACCCGTCGACGGAGGCGTGCTGGGACCGGTCGGTGTACCCGCCGCTGGCGGACGCGCCGCTGGAGGTGGGCGAGACGTACACCGTGCCGGGGGAGCGGATCACCATCGAGGTGGCCGACCGCACCCGGTCGGGCGCGTACACGGTGAAGATCACGACGTGA
- a CDS encoding Crp/Fnr family transcriptional regulator, giving the protein MTGKSDLWEALAEEHTAALLSLGVPVRYAAGDVILREHEPSSHAVLLREGIAKVVVTAETGHEVILGLREGPDIVGEMAALDGRPRSASVIAKTDVMTTIVTADQLNRFLETHPEVLRTLVRILMTRLRESDQARLDMASQNVLQRIATQLVTLAEQLGTPSGGPDSPSLTLPVTQSELAAMIGASREAVAKALNLLRNQDLVTTSRGRIAVIDLPALQVLADDN; this is encoded by the coding sequence ATGACTGGCAAGAGCGATCTGTGGGAGGCCCTGGCCGAAGAGCACACGGCCGCCCTTCTGAGCCTTGGCGTCCCGGTCCGGTACGCGGCCGGAGACGTGATCCTGCGCGAGCACGAGCCGTCGTCGCACGCGGTCCTGCTACGGGAAGGCATCGCCAAGGTCGTGGTCACCGCGGAGACCGGCCATGAGGTCATCCTGGGGCTGCGCGAAGGCCCCGACATCGTGGGCGAGATGGCAGCACTGGACGGCCGGCCGCGGTCCGCATCGGTGATCGCGAAGACCGACGTCATGACGACCATCGTCACCGCCGATCAGCTCAACCGCTTCCTGGAGACGCACCCGGAGGTCCTGCGCACCTTGGTGCGCATCCTGATGACCCGTCTGCGCGAGTCGGACCAGGCCCGTTTGGACATGGCGTCCCAGAACGTCCTGCAGCGGATCGCGACGCAGCTCGTCACCCTCGCCGAGCAGCTCGGCACCCCCTCGGGCGGCCCGGATTCCCCGTCGCTGACCTTGCCCGTCACCCAGAGCGAGCTGGCGGCGATGATCGGGGCGTCCCGCGAGGCCGTCGCCAAGGCCCTGAACCTGCTGCGCAACCAGGACCTGGTCACCACCAGCCGGGGCCGGATCGCCGTCATCGACCTTCCGGCCCTGCAGGTCCTGGCCGACGACAACTGA
- a CDS encoding M20 metallopeptidase family protein, with amino-acid sequence MADEMHEQIDRLSGEGVAQVIGWRRHLHRNPELPNREAGTARLVAEELRAFGLDEVRTRIAGHGVVGVLRGGLPGPRVAALRADMDALPVPDRCGADFAAPDGGASHACGHDCHTAMLLGAARVLAAVRERLPGAVLFVFQPAEEGPPVGEEGGARLMVAEGAFADPVPTMAFGMHVTPHPKGWVGWKAGAMYGASCLVRIVLTGRQSHASSPWHGIDPMPAAGALLTGIGQLYRQMSAYSPLTVSIGHVEDVGRYNVIGETVTLWGTVRCAEERDMPEVKRRLTVLAEHTAQAYGCTARVELLQDVPAVRNEPAWVAAALPTLTRVAGADRVVEVGGTLGYDDVSELVSRFGGLYVMLGVQDTALDPATGEPVAVPGGRGMVGNHHPAFYADEDTLLTGVRLHAHAAYDHLVGSLLTP; translated from the coding sequence ATGGCCGATGAGATGCACGAGCAGATCGACAGGCTCAGTGGCGAGGGAGTCGCACAGGTGATCGGCTGGCGCCGGCATCTGCACCGCAATCCCGAGCTTCCCAACCGCGAGGCCGGCACCGCCCGGCTCGTCGCCGAGGAGTTGCGCGCGTTCGGGCTCGACGAGGTGCGGACGCGGATCGCCGGGCACGGGGTGGTCGGCGTTCTGCGGGGCGGGCTGCCCGGACCGCGGGTGGCCGCACTGCGGGCCGACATGGACGCCCTGCCCGTACCCGACCGCTGCGGCGCCGACTTCGCGGCGCCGGACGGCGGCGCCTCGCACGCCTGCGGGCACGACTGCCACACCGCGATGCTCCTCGGTGCGGCCCGCGTGCTGGCCGCCGTACGGGAGCGGCTGCCCGGCGCCGTGCTGTTCGTGTTCCAGCCCGCGGAGGAGGGCCCTCCGGTGGGGGAGGAGGGCGGCGCCCGGCTGATGGTGGCCGAGGGGGCCTTCGCCGATCCGGTGCCGACCATGGCCTTCGGGATGCACGTCACCCCGCACCCCAAGGGCTGGGTCGGCTGGAAGGCCGGCGCCATGTACGGCGCGTCCTGCCTGGTCCGCATCGTGCTGACCGGCCGTCAGTCGCACGCCTCCTCACCCTGGCACGGCATCGACCCCATGCCGGCCGCCGGGGCGCTGCTGACCGGGATCGGCCAGCTCTACCGCCAGATGTCCGCCTACTCCCCGCTGACCGTCTCCATCGGCCACGTCGAGGACGTCGGCCGGTACAACGTCATCGGCGAGACGGTCACCCTGTGGGGCACCGTCCGCTGCGCCGAGGAACGGGACATGCCCGAGGTCAAGCGCCGGCTGACGGTGCTCGCCGAGCACACGGCCCAGGCGTACGGCTGCACCGCGCGGGTGGAGCTGCTCCAGGACGTGCCCGCGGTGCGCAACGAGCCCGCCTGGGTGGCGGCCGCCCTGCCCACCCTCACCCGGGTCGCGGGCGCGGACCGGGTGGTGGAGGTGGGCGGCACGCTCGGCTACGACGACGTCTCGGAGCTGGTCTCCCGCTTCGGCGGGCTGTACGTGATGCTCGGCGTCCAGGACACCGCCCTGGACCCGGCGACCGGCGAGCCCGTCGCGGTGCCGGGCGGGCGGGGGATGGTGGGCAACCACCATCCCGCCTTCTACGCGGACGAGGACACGCTGCTCACCGGCGTACGGCTGCACGCGCACGCCGCGTACGACCACCTGGTGGGGAGCCTGCTCACACCGTGA
- a CDS encoding NADPH-dependent FMN reductase: protein MTRLHVVSAATRPTSSGRPLARWVTEQARERGGFDVTSVDLAEIALPFLDEPEYASTGNYAHQHTRDWSALVDSADAFLFVLPMYNGGFTAPFKNAIDFLYNEWKGKPVGIVSYSAGPTGGAPAAEMLLPVLTRLGMLPAERSVAIPGIPKLLGPEGFLAPETLAGELAGVLDDVAELAARRAAEAVTV, encoded by the coding sequence ATGACCCGCCTGCACGTCGTCTCCGCCGCCACCCGACCCACCTCCTCCGGCCGCCCGCTCGCCCGCTGGGTCACCGAGCAGGCCCGTGAGCGGGGCGGCTTCGACGTCACCTCCGTCGACCTCGCCGAGATCGCCCTGCCCTTCCTCGACGAGCCCGAGTACGCCTCCACCGGCAACTACGCGCATCAGCACACCCGCGACTGGAGCGCCCTGGTCGACTCGGCCGACGCCTTCCTCTTCGTCCTGCCGATGTACAACGGCGGCTTCACCGCCCCCTTCAAGAACGCCATCGACTTCCTCTACAACGAGTGGAAGGGCAAGCCGGTCGGCATCGTCAGCTACAGCGCCGGCCCCACCGGCGGCGCCCCGGCCGCCGAGATGCTGCTGCCGGTCCTCACCCGCCTCGGCATGCTGCCCGCCGAGCGCTCCGTCGCGATCCCGGGCATCCCCAAGCTGCTCGGCCCCGAGGGCTTCCTGGCCCCGGAGACGCTCGCGGGCGAGCTCGCCGGGGTCCTGGACGACGTGGCCGAGCTGGCGGCGCGGCGCGCCGCCGAGGCCGTCACGGTGTGA
- a CDS encoding MarR family winged helix-turn-helix transcriptional regulator, whose amino-acid sequence MTPAPEPGPRWLTESEQDAWYAWRRMFPLVNAEIARDLTQDSGLSEADYDVLSVLGSTNGHRMRISALAELMRWSRSRLSHQLTRMEQRGAVRREEVATDGRGAEVVLTDAGITLITEAAPLHVESVRRHLIDALTPDQLRTLAEVGEVLRERLGARRKA is encoded by the coding sequence ATGACCCCCGCACCGGAGCCCGGGCCCCGCTGGCTCACCGAGTCCGAACAGGACGCCTGGTACGCGTGGCGGCGGATGTTCCCGCTGGTCAACGCCGAGATCGCGCGCGACCTCACGCAGGACAGCGGACTTTCCGAGGCCGACTACGACGTGCTGTCGGTACTCGGCTCCACGAACGGCCACCGTATGCGCATCAGCGCCCTGGCCGAGCTGATGCGCTGGTCCCGCAGCAGGCTGTCCCATCAGCTCACCCGCATGGAGCAGCGCGGCGCCGTCCGCCGCGAGGAGGTGGCCACCGACGGCCGCGGGGCGGAGGTCGTCCTCACCGACGCCGGCATCACCCTGATCACGGAGGCGGCCCCCCTCCACGTGGAATCCGTCCGCCGTCACCTGATCGACGCACTGACCCCGGACCAGCTGCGCACCCTGGCCGAGGTCGGCGAGGTCCTCCGCGAACGCCTGGGCGCCCGGCGCAAGGCCTGA